The sequence AGTCCATAATGACCCTCCGGCTGGGGTGCGAATCGTTCACGGATAGAGTGTAAGCCGAACAACCAGGAGGACGCATGATTCTGTCGACGACCAACAGCATTGAAGGTAAGAACGTCACGAAGTATCTCGGCTTGGTGTCCGGGGATGCGATCCTCGGCGCGAATATCTTTCGTGATTTTTTTGCGTCGGTCAGGGACATCGTCGGCGGACGATCAGCAGGGTATGAAAAGGAACTCCGGAAGGCTAAGGATATCGCCCTCGGAGAAATGCGGGAGCAGGCCAAGAACTTGGGTGCCAACGCGATCGTCGGTATCGATATCGATTATGAAACGATCGGCGCCAACAGCAGCATGTTGATGGTGAGCGCCAATGGCACCGCTGTGATAGTCGAATAACCGGACTGATGACACAGCTCACGAAAGCCGAGTATCTCGGACTGGGCCGTCGCATTATGCCGCTGCTCGGTTCGGCGCTGTGCGGACCCTCGGCTGACGCGCTCCGTGAACTGGCCCGAGCCTATGATCCATCTGCGGACGATTCTCGCATCGGCGCCGAAGTGTTTCTCTTCCATAAATATCTTCTGATGCAGGCCTGTGTGGGCGTGTTCCCCGAGGCGCATGTTGACCACATTGTCGGCGGGCTCTTCGCTGCGCTCAGCGAACGGGCCAGTGGACTGGAGCTTGGCCCAGACCGGCAGCAGGCGATGGATGAGATGTGGCGATTGCGGGCCGGGCAATTCGACGAGCCTTTTTCGCAAGATCGCGTGCAGCTGCTCGATGAAGCATCAGGGCCGATTCATTGGAAGCAGACGATCAGCCGGTTTTGCCGGAACGTGCATGACACAGTCGATCCACCAGATATCTGGGCCGGGACCAACGGCCCGTCCCATCTCGCGAGCCAATCCGTCACAGCAGCGCTTGATCAGATGGTTTCGGCTTTAGAAGAGATGAATCGGCTGCAGTTTGGCGAGACCGTATAGGCTGGACTAGCGCACCATCATCTTCACCAACCCGATACATCCCATGTACAGGACCAGCGATCCGGCCATCGCCGGCCAGAAGCCAAGGCGGGGAATGCCGATGATCATGGTGACGACGTAGACGGTCCAGGGCGGGACGAACCACAGCAAGTTCTTGGCATAATCGACGGTGGTTGGTCCGCCGCCGCCGGCATACAGCAGAATAAAGGTGACGCCGGTGATGGCGGGAAAGGTGCTGACCATGGCGGCGAGAAACGACTTGCCCTGCGAGCCAAGATAGGTGGAGAAGCTGACGATCGAGCCACCCAGCAAAAAGTAGAGCGCATATTTCGCGAAGTCATTCACGATGTGTCCTCCTGTGTCACCCGATCGCACTTTTCACGGCACCGTACATCACCATGACTTCAATCGCATGTGCAACGATGGTGATGTAGAGGTTGCGCGTCCTCAGCCAGATGCTTCCCCAGATGAGCCCGTCCCAGAGGGCGATCCAATGGAGGTGTTGAAACGTATTCACCAAGAAAGGATCGAATGTAAAGGTTACTGCACTGACTGCAAGAGCCACGGGTGTTAAGCGCCTGCTTGACTCAACCCCTCGCCAGTGCGACTCCAGTTCTGCCAGACGCCCCAAGAGAAAGCCTCGGAAGTTCAGCTCGACGAACAGCGCGATGCCGCAGATCACCCACGGCATCATGAGGAGGATGGGAAGCCGACCGTGAGGCGTGTGCTTCAAGAACGTGATGTCATAGCCGAAAGCAGGATAGACGGCGAGAATGATCCACGTGTTCAGCGACCCCAGCAAGAGCCCCGTCATGACTCCCCAACGGAATCCGTCCCAAATCTTTTTCCTTCCCAGACCGAGCTGAGCCTGAGCATGCGACACACGCGTGGCCCAGAGGCCGAACCCCATGTAGGCCAGGAGTTGTGGAGCCAATTGGATGAGGAGCTGTTCCCGGAGAGGAATGGGAAGCACGTAGTAGCCGAACGTGGCTCCGATGGGAAGCAGTACCAGTGCTGCCCCCACATGGGGGACGTGATTTGGAGCCAGCTGGTCCGGCTCTGACGCCATTGGAGTGCTACGAGAGCTCGAGCTGATAACGGTCCAATGTCGTTGCTTTGTGGCGCGCGAGGTTCGACAAGGACTTGTTGTAATCGACGATCGCCCGTAGCTCATTGCCCTGAGCGGTGGCGAGATCACGCTGGAAATCGAGTACGAAACGCGTCGTGCTGAGCCCGACTTTTAATCGTTCCTGCTCGGCTTGCAACTGTTTCTCGGCCATGATGCGTGCCGATCGGGTGGTTTCAATGCGCTTGAAGTCGGTTTGGACTCGGCGCACGGCTTCACGGACACCGACGATGATTTGCTGCCGGACGTTGGCGAGTGTGACCTCGGCGTTTTGGGACTCGAGTTTCCTCTTATTGTACGTGCTGATGGCGGAACGATTGCCGAGTGGATAGCTGAAGACCAGCCCGGCGCCATAGTTATAGAAGTCACCGCTGAAATTTCTGGTGAAGGAGTCGCCGTAGTCTGCGCCCAGCCCGGCGAGTCCCATGGTCCCTTGGAATGAGAGCGTCGGGAGCAATTGATTTCTGGCGAACCGCCTATTCAGCTCTCCAGATTCAATGTTTTTCTTTGCCTGAGCGACCTCCGGGCGCTGCTCGATCGCCGTATCAATGGCTTCTTGCAGACTGATGGGCTCAAGGAACGTCATTGGCGAATCAGCCGGCGAAAGCCGTACGTCCTGGCGCAGCTCGTCTTCCCCTGGGTTTAAAAGGCGTCGCAGCTGATCCTCTTGATCGTGAATGGCCTTTTCAGCCACCAACACCTGTTCCACTCTCGACGCGACCGCGGCTTCGGCTTGGAGTACATCGACGATCGACATGATACCCGCTTTTGTCTTGGCTCGGTTTGTCGCAAGGAGTTCTTCCGCAGCCTTCATGGCGGCCTGTGCGACGTGCAGATTTTCATTCGCAAAAACTAGTTCCCAGTACGTTTGTTCCACCGTGGCGACAACGGTCATGACGCGGTCCCGAAAGACATGCTGCTCGACCTCGGCATTATTTTGCGCGACCTTAATAAAGGTCTTGTTGATTCCGATCCCCGCATTTCTTAGGAGTGGCTGAGTGAATGTAAAGGCCAGTCCGCCTGTCCAAGCCGGATTGAATAAAAATCCTCGCGCGAGATTTTGATTGATGCTGGTGCGGGACGGACTGTAGTTGATATCGAGATTACCGCCGGTCACGAGGTTTGTCGATGCATCGAAGGTCAGCGAGTGGAGGCGTTGGTCAAAGACTCTTATCTGTTCAAGTATAAAGTCGGTGCCTCCGAACACAGGTCGATTAAGCGGATTCACGGTCCTGTTGTATTGACCGTTCACGCTCAGGGTTGGATCGAACTTGGATTGTTCAATGATAATGTCGGCCAAGCGGCTTTCTTTCGTGTAACGGCTGATGGTGATGTCCAAGTTGTGCTGCAGCGCGCGAACCGCTGCATCGGCCAAGGAGACGGTCTCCCGCCGTTCCGTGGGTATTGGTTGCGTCACGTCCAAGCTCCATCCAATTGATGGAGATGCGATGCCCCACAGGACGACGAGCATTGTCGCCAAACGCTGAGGGGGCGAGGATCTGACATTCATAGCGCCTCCGTGTGATCGACAGTCCAACCAAGATCATACTATAATGAGTTCGATGGAACCTGTCATGAAGATTCATATGCGTGTGTGCAGGAGAGAGCACAGCTTTGTTCTGGGTCAAGTCGGTGCAATCGGCGGTTTCCTGTGTATGGTCGTAGGAGGAGTGTTCTTCACCGACATTACCGCATCGGCGCAGAGCTTGTCAGGCGCCTCAAGTGGTCAGTCGCTGGCCGGTGGGGTTGCGCCTCAATTCAAATTCGGTGGAGGGACACTGTACATTGATAATCAGGGAACGCAGGGTTTTCTGTACACGCCGGGCCAGCATTTTGAATCCTATAGCTTTCGAAATCCGACAACGGGGCAAGCGTGGAGCGGGGCCGTGATGACGTTCGGGCCACAGCTGTCCATCGGACTGATCCAGGGTGCGAATCAACTAGGAAATGCAACCGTGTTGCCCGGGCCACCGCGCCAAACACCGCCGCTGCCCCCGATTGAATCCACACTCTTTGACGACCATAACCCCCTTCCGTAACGAAATACACGCAGTGCTCCTCTCACTCTCGTGTTCCGAATAATGAGCACACGTCACGGTTTATAGGCTTGCTGCCAGACCACGGTCAGCACATACCGGGCCACAGTGTGTAGAATTTCCGGGTCGATGGTCTCGACGGTATCCGTCGGCTGATGAAAGTGCGGATGCACGCCTCCGCTCACGACGGTGACCGTCGGCACGCCCGCCTCCTTGAATGGCACATGGTCGCCTCCGGGGAAGAATCCATAGAGATCCACTTTGTCCTGAACCCCGGCGGTCTTTCCTGCTTCCAGAAGGATATCCCTTTCAAAGCCTGTGACGCCGACAGTGAGCCGTCCGTTCCCAGCACCGGCATGATCAATGTTAATCATGGCCTTCGTTGTGTCCAGCGGAACGATGGGCCGTGACGTATATAGTCGTGATCCAAGGAGATCGCGTTCCTCGCCG is a genomic window of Candidatus Nitrospira kreftii containing:
- a CDS encoding hypothetical protein (conserved hypothetical protein), with protein sequence MILSTTNSIEGKNVTKYLGLVSGDAILGANIFRDFFASVRDIVGGRSAGYEKELRKAKDIALGEMREQAKNLGANAIVGIDIDYETIGANSSMLMVSANGTAVIVE
- a CDS encoding hypothetical protein (conserved protein of unknown function), whose protein sequence is MTQLTKAEYLGLGRRIMPLLGSALCGPSADALRELARAYDPSADDSRIGAEVFLFHKYLLMQACVGVFPEAHVDHIVGGLFAALSERASGLELGPDRQQAMDEMWRLRAGQFDEPFSQDRVQLLDEASGPIHWKQTISRFCRNVHDTVDPPDIWAGTNGPSHLASQSVTAALDQMVSALEEMNRLQFGETV
- a CDS encoding hypothetical protein (conserved membrane protein of unknown function), which translates into the protein MNDFAKYALYFLLGGSIVSFSTYLGSQGKSFLAAMVSTFPAITGVTFILLYAGGGGPTTVDYAKNLLWFVPPWTVYVVTMIIGIPRLGFWPAMAGSLVLYMGCIGLVKMMVR
- a CDS encoding hypothetical protein (conserved membrane protein of unknown function) — its product is MASEPDQLAPNHVPHVGAALVLLPIGATFGYYVLPIPLREQLLIQLAPQLLAYMGFGLWATRVSHAQAQLGLGRKKIWDGFRWGVMTGLLLGSLNTWIILAVYPAFGYDITFLKHTPHGRLPILLMMPWVICGIALFVELNFRGFLLGRLAELESHWRGVESSRRLTPVALAVSAVTFTFDPFLVNTFQHLHWIALWDGLIWGSIWLRTRNLYITIVAHAIEVMVMYGAVKSAIG
- a CDS encoding hypothetical protein (conserved protein of unknown function) produces the protein MNVRSSPPQRLATMLVVLWGIASPSIGWSLDVTQPIPTERRETVSLADAAVRALQHNLDITISRYTKESRLADIIIEQSKFDPTLSVNGQYNRTVNPLNRPVFGGTDFILEQIRVFDQRLHSLTFDASTNLVTGGNLDINYSPSRTSINQNLARGFLFNPAWTGGLAFTFTQPLLRNAGIGINKTFIKVAQNNAEVEQHVFRDRVMTVVATVEQTYWELVFANENLHVAQAAMKAAEELLATNRAKTKAGIMSIVDVLQAEAAVASRVEQVLVAEKAIHDQEDQLRRLLNPGEDELRQDVRLSPADSPMTFLEPISLQEAIDTAIEQRPEVAQAKKNIESGELNRRFARNQLLPTLSFQGTMGLAGLGADYGDSFTRNFSGDFYNYGAGLVFSYPLGNRSAISTYNKRKLESQNAEVTLANVRQQIIVGVREAVRRVQTDFKRIETTRSARIMAEKQLQAEQERLKVGLSTTRFVLDFQRDLATAQGNELRAIVDYNKSLSNLARHKATTLDRYQLELS
- a CDS encoding hypothetical protein (conserved protein of unknown function), translating into MKIHMRVCRREHSFVLGQVGAIGGFLCMVVGGVFFTDITASAQSLSGASSGQSLAGGVAPQFKFGGGTLYIDNQGTQGFLYTPGQHFESYSFRNPTTGQAWSGAVMTFGPQLSIGLIQGANQLGNATVLPGPPRQTPPLPPIESTLFDDHNPLP